A genomic window from Sphingomonas taxi includes:
- a CDS encoding GNAT family N-acetyltransferase, whose translation MIEVVAAPGDLERDAILAPLVAFNDAAVGPTERHPIAILIRADDGAIVGGLWGMVSYRWLFVQYLVVPASMRGHGHGSALMLAAECEAKRLDCVGLWLDTFSFQARGFYEKLGYGCFGRIDDYPPGEARFFLSKRIS comes from the coding sequence GTGATCGAGGTCGTTGCCGCGCCCGGAGACTTGGAGCGCGACGCGATCCTTGCGCCACTGGTCGCATTCAACGACGCCGCGGTCGGTCCGACCGAACGACACCCGATCGCCATCTTGATCCGCGCCGACGATGGCGCGATCGTCGGCGGTTTGTGGGGCATGGTGAGCTATCGCTGGCTGTTCGTACAATATCTGGTGGTGCCCGCATCGATGCGGGGGCACGGGCACGGCAGCGCGTTGATGCTCGCCGCCGAGTGCGAGGCGAAGCGGCTGGATTGCGTCGGCCTGTGGCTCGACACGTTCAGTTTCCAGGCGCGCGGCTTCTACGAAAAGCTGGGTTACGGCTGCTTCGGCCGGATCGACGATTACCCGCCGGGCGAAGCGCGGTTCTTTCTTTCGAAGCGCATTTCCTGA
- the hisB gene encoding imidazoleglycerol-phosphate dehydratase HisB: MRIATINRSTAETRIDVTVNLDGTGVYSIKTGIGFLDHMVEQLSRHGLIDIDLKVDGDLHIDGHHTVEDSALALGQAVAQALGDKRGIRRYGDALSPMDETLTRVALDISGRPWLVWKTAFTVSRLGELDTELIEHWFHSFAQTAGITLHVETLYGSNNHHIVEAAYKGLARALRTAVEIDPRKSDAIPSTKGVL; this comes from the coding sequence ATGCGCATCGCCACGATCAACCGCTCCACCGCCGAAACGCGGATCGACGTCACCGTCAACCTCGACGGCACCGGCGTCTATTCGATCAAGACCGGCATCGGCTTCCTCGACCATATGGTCGAACAGCTCAGCCGCCACGGTCTGATCGACATCGACCTCAAGGTCGACGGCGACCTCCACATCGACGGCCACCACACCGTCGAGGATTCGGCGCTGGCGCTCGGCCAGGCGGTGGCGCAGGCGCTCGGCGACAAGCGGGGTATCCGCCGCTACGGCGACGCGCTCTCGCCGATGGACGAGACGCTGACCCGCGTCGCGCTCGACATCTCGGGGCGGCCATGGCTGGTGTGGAAGACCGCCTTCACCGTCTCGCGGCTCGGCGAGCTCGACACCGAACTGATCGAACATTGGTTCCACAGCTTCGCGCAGACCGCCGGTATCACGCTCCACGTCGAGACGCTGTACGGCAGCAACAACCATCACATCGTCGAGGCGGCGTACAAGGGCCTCGCCCGCGCGCTGCGCACCGCGGTCGAGATCGACCCGCGCAAGTCGGATGCCATACCCTCGACCAAGGGCGTGCTATGA
- a CDS encoding amino acid permease: MIFGRVKPLDAILATAEKRGLHRSLGAFQLTMLGIGAVIGTGIFVLTSEAAQKAGPGMLLSFVVAGFVCAVAALCYSELASMVPVSGSAYTYSYAVVGEILAWMVGWALILEYAVGASAVAVGWSNHAVGLLRGLGVAFPASISNADALMAHMQIAFGATPNVDLQTAMAVGGWVNVPAVIVVGFVTWLLIIGTTESARVNSVLVLIKIAALTAFVALTIPVAKATNFDPFLPTGGVGVFGAAASIFFAYVGFDAVSTAAEETKNPQRNVPIGLIGSLVICTIFYLLVASGAIGAIGAQPVTTAGQVLAPGSAEMAGRCASIVATGVTEPLVCSKEALVHVLDTIGWPAIGRLVGLAAVLALPSVVLMMMFGQTRIFFTMARDGLLPEKLASVHPKFRTPHVVTVVTGIAAAIAAAVLPVGKLADYSNAGTLFAFFMVAVSVMVLRKTDPGRKRPFRTPAVYIVAPLAIIGCVGLYLSLPLTAKLVLPIWGLIGLVIYFGYSRSRSYVGRGIFDTVDDPAMQPERAKPLD, encoded by the coding sequence ATGATTTTCGGGCGCGTCAAACCACTCGACGCCATTCTCGCCACCGCCGAAAAACGCGGGCTGCACCGCTCGCTCGGCGCGTTCCAGCTGACCATGTTGGGAATCGGCGCCGTCATCGGCACCGGCATCTTCGTTCTCACCTCCGAGGCCGCGCAGAAGGCCGGCCCGGGCATGTTGCTGTCGTTCGTCGTCGCCGGCTTCGTCTGCGCGGTCGCGGCGCTCTGCTATTCCGAGCTGGCCTCGATGGTGCCGGTGTCGGGCTCGGCCTATACCTATTCCTATGCCGTCGTCGGTGAGATCCTCGCCTGGATGGTCGGCTGGGCATTGATCCTCGAATATGCGGTCGGCGCGAGCGCGGTCGCGGTCGGCTGGTCGAACCATGCGGTCGGGCTGCTGCGCGGTCTCGGCGTCGCCTTCCCCGCATCGATCAGCAACGCCGATGCGCTGATGGCGCATATGCAGATCGCCTTCGGCGCAACCCCGAACGTCGATCTGCAGACCGCGATGGCGGTCGGCGGCTGGGTCAACGTCCCCGCGGTGATCGTCGTCGGCTTCGTCACCTGGCTGCTCATCATCGGCACGACCGAGAGCGCGCGCGTCAATTCGGTGCTGGTGCTCATCAAGATCGCCGCGCTCACCGCCTTCGTCGCGCTGACCATCCCCGTCGCCAAGGCGACCAATTTCGACCCATTCCTGCCGACCGGCGGCGTCGGCGTGTTCGGCGCGGCGGCCTCGATCTTCTTCGCCTATGTCGGCTTCGACGCGGTCTCGACCGCCGCCGAGGAGACCAAGAACCCGCAGCGCAACGTGCCGATCGGGCTGATCGGCAGCCTCGTGATCTGCACCATCTTCTACCTGCTCGTCGCCAGCGGCGCGATCGGCGCAATCGGCGCACAGCCGGTGACCACCGCCGGACAGGTGCTCGCACCGGGCTCGGCGGAGATGGCCGGCCGCTGCGCCAGCATCGTCGCCACCGGCGTCACCGAACCCCTGGTCTGTTCGAAGGAGGCGCTCGTCCACGTCCTCGACACGATCGGCTGGCCGGCGATCGGCCGTCTCGTCGGTCTCGCCGCGGTGCTGGCGCTGCCCTCGGTGGTTTTGATGATGATGTTCGGCCAAACGCGCATCTTCTTCACCATGGCACGCGATGGCCTGCTTCCCGAGAAGCTGGCGTCGGTGCATCCGAAGTTCCGGACCCCGCACGTCGTCACGGTCGTCACCGGCATCGCCGCGGCGATCGCGGCGGCGGTGTTGCCGGTCGGCAAGCTCGCCGATTATTCCAACGCGGGGACGCTGTTCGCCTTTTTCATGGTGGCGGTATCGGTGATGGTGCTCCGCAAGACCGATCCGGGCCGCAAGCGGCCGTTCCGCACGCCGGCGGTCTATATCGTCGCGCCGCTCGCGATCATCGGCTGCGTCGGCCTCTATCTCTCGCTGCCGCTGACCGCAAAGCTGGTGCTGCCCATCTGGGGCCTCATCGGGCTGGTGATCTATTTCGGCTACAGCCGCAGCCGGTCGTACGTCGGCCGCGGGATCTTCGACACCGTCGACGATCCGGCGATGCAGCCGGAGCGGGCGAAGCCGCTCGACTGA
- a CDS encoding phosphoribosyl-ATP diphosphatase: MDPLDRLEATIRARRDAAEPGSSYVASLFAKGRPKIAQKVGEEATETVIAALAEPDKLASEAADLVFHLLVLLADAGLGLDDVRAELARREGVSGHDEKASR; this comes from the coding sequence ATGGACCCGCTCGACCGCCTGGAAGCCACCATCCGCGCCCGCCGCGACGCCGCCGAGCCCGGCAGCTCCTATGTCGCCAGCCTGTTCGCCAAGGGGCGGCCGAAGATCGCGCAGAAGGTCGGCGAGGAGGCCACCGAAACGGTCATCGCCGCGCTTGCCGAACCGGACAAGCTCGCCTCGGAGGCGGCCGACCTCGTCTTCCACCTGCTCGTGCTGCTCGCCGATGCCGGGCTGGGACTGGACGACGTCCGCGCCGAACTCGCCCGCCGCGAAGGCGTGTCGGGCCATGACGAGAAAGCCTCGCGCTAG
- a CDS encoding YciI family protein: protein MSEPFVRPGTNMCVVSLTYGDDLDAIDAAMSDHVDWLSDAYANGLLLASGRKQPRTGGIIIAIGGKKVTEELIAKDPFVSRGLATAEIIPFTASMAATPLADLLS, encoded by the coding sequence ATGAGCGAGCCCTTCGTCCGCCCCGGCACCAATATGTGCGTCGTGTCGCTGACCTATGGCGACGATCTCGACGCGATCGACGCGGCGATGAGCGATCACGTCGACTGGCTGTCGGATGCCTATGCCAACGGGCTGCTGCTCGCCTCCGGCCGCAAGCAGCCGCGCACCGGCGGCATCATCATCGCGATCGGCGGCAAGAAGGTGACCGAGGAGCTGATCGCCAAGGATCCGTTCGTGTCGCGTGGGCTGGCGACGGCGGAGATCATCCCCTTCACCGCGAGCATGGCGGCGACGCCGCTCGCTGATCTGCTGTCATGA
- the fumC gene encoding class II fumarate hydratase, with product MSTRTETDSIGPIDVPADAYWGAQTERSLENFPFGPRERMPAEIVHALAIVKQAAARVNRRHGLAADKADAIEAAATEIAAGQLDDQFPLVIWQTGSGTQSNMNVNEVIAGRANEQLAGTRGGKTPVHPNDDVNRGQSSNDSFPTALHVAAALAVKRQLYPALDRLHDALADKAREWDDLVKIGRTHLQDATPLTLGQEFSGYVQQLANARHRIAGTLERNIMPLAQGGTAVGTGLNAPEGFAEEVAAEIATLTGLPFVTAPNKFEALASNDGLVDLHGALNVLAVALTKIANDIRLLGSGPRSGLGELELPANEPGSSIMPGKVNPTQAEMLTMVAAQVMGNNVAVTVGGLQGHMELNVFKPLIGANVLRSIALLSVGMQSFAERTVDGLKANRDRIGQLVEQSLMLVTALAPEVGYDNAAKIAKHAHQKGQTLKQAGLELGLVDEATFDRLVRPETMIGR from the coding sequence ATGAGCACGCGCACCGAAACCGATTCGATCGGCCCGATCGACGTTCCCGCCGACGCCTATTGGGGCGCGCAGACCGAGCGTAGTCTCGAGAATTTCCCTTTCGGACCGCGCGAGCGGATGCCGGCCGAGATCGTCCACGCACTGGCGATCGTCAAACAGGCGGCGGCGCGGGTGAACCGGCGGCACGGGCTGGCCGCGGACAAGGCCGACGCGATCGAGGCCGCGGCTACAGAGATCGCCGCGGGGCAGCTCGACGATCAATTTCCGCTGGTCATCTGGCAGACCGGCAGCGGCACGCAGTCGAACATGAACGTCAACGAGGTGATCGCCGGCCGCGCCAACGAGCAGCTCGCCGGCACCCGTGGTGGCAAGACGCCGGTCCACCCCAATGACGACGTCAACCGCGGCCAGTCTTCGAACGATTCGTTCCCGACCGCGCTCCACGTCGCCGCGGCGCTGGCGGTGAAGCGGCAGCTCTATCCGGCGCTCGACCGGCTGCATGACGCGCTCGCCGACAAGGCGCGCGAATGGGACGATCTGGTCAAGATCGGCCGCACGCACCTTCAGGATGCGACGCCGCTGACGTTGGGGCAGGAATTTTCGGGCTACGTCCAGCAGCTCGCCAATGCGCGCCACCGGATCGCCGGCACGCTGGAACGCAACATCATGCCGCTCGCGCAGGGCGGCACCGCGGTCGGCACCGGGCTGAACGCACCCGAAGGCTTCGCCGAAGAGGTCGCGGCGGAGATCGCGACGCTCACCGGTCTGCCGTTCGTCACCGCGCCCAACAAGTTCGAGGCGCTGGCGTCGAACGACGGGTTGGTCGACCTGCACGGCGCGCTCAACGTGCTCGCGGTGGCGCTGACCAAAATCGCCAACGACATCCGCCTGCTCGGATCGGGGCCGCGCTCGGGGCTCGGCGAACTCGAACTGCCCGCCAACGAGCCGGGCAGCTCGATCATGCCGGGTAAGGTCAATCCGACGCAGGCCGAGATGCTGACGATGGTCGCCGCGCAGGTGATGGGCAACAATGTCGCGGTCACCGTCGGCGGCTTGCAGGGGCATATGGAGCTCAACGTCTTCAAGCCGCTGATCGGCGCCAACGTGCTGCGCTCGATCGCCTTGCTCAGCGTCGGGATGCAGAGTTTTGCCGAGCGGACCGTCGACGGGCTCAAGGCGAATCGCGATCGGATCGGGCAATTGGTCGAACAGTCGCTGATGCTCGTCACCGCGCTCGCGCCCGAGGTCGGCTATGACAATGCCGCGAAGATCGCGAAGCACGCGCATCAGAAGGGGCAGACGCTGAAACAGGCGGGGCTGGAACTGGGGCTGGTCGACGAGGCGACGTTCGATCGGCTGGTGCGGCCGGAGACGATGATCGGGCGCTGA
- the hisF gene encoding imidazole glycerol phosphate synthase subunit HisF: MTVRARVIPCLDVANGRVVKGVNFVELRDAGDPVEQARAYDAAGADELCFLDITASHEDRGTILDVVRRTAAVCFMPLTVGGGVRSAEDARALLLAGADKVAVNSAAVARPEVVADIAERFGSQCCVASVDARRVGERWEVFTHGGRRPTGLDAIDHALHLAELGAGELLVTSMDRDGTRSGYDLELVRAIADRVSVPVVASGGVGGLGDLVAGIRDGHASAVLAASIFHFGEASVADAHDALAAAGIPVRRPVKV; this comes from the coding sequence ATGACCGTTCGCGCCCGCGTGATCCCCTGTCTCGACGTCGCCAACGGCCGCGTCGTCAAGGGCGTCAATTTCGTCGAGCTGCGCGATGCCGGCGATCCGGTCGAACAGGCGCGCGCCTATGACGCTGCCGGGGCGGATGAACTCTGTTTCCTTGACATCACCGCCTCCCACGAGGATCGCGGCACGATCCTCGACGTCGTGCGGCGCACCGCGGCGGTATGCTTCATGCCGCTGACCGTCGGCGGCGGCGTGCGCAGCGCCGAGGATGCGCGCGCGCTGCTCCTTGCCGGCGCGGACAAGGTCGCGGTCAACTCCGCCGCGGTCGCCCGGCCCGAGGTCGTCGCCGACATCGCCGAGCGGTTCGGCAGCCAATGCTGCGTCGCTTCGGTCGACGCGCGCCGCGTCGGCGAGCGGTGGGAGGTGTTCACGCATGGCGGCCGCCGCCCAACCGGGCTCGATGCGATCGACCACGCCCTCCACCTCGCGGAACTCGGCGCGGGCGAATTGCTGGTGACCTCGATGGATCGCGACGGCACCCGCAGCGGCTACGACCTCGAGCTGGTCCGCGCGATCGCCGACCGGGTCAGCGTGCCGGTGGTGGCGAGTGGCGGCGTCGGCGGGCTCGGCGATCTCGTCGCCGGCATCCGCGACGGTCACGCCAGCGCGGTGCTCGCCGCCTCGATCTTCCACTTCGGCGAGGCGAGTGTCGCCGATGCCCACGACGCGCTGGCGGCGGCGGGCATCCCGGTGCGGCGACCGGTCAAAGTTTAG
- a CDS encoding SspB family protein, translating into MTDGLPDSLIPYDEIVQEALRAVVGRVLGSVAESGGLPGEHHFYITFKTQAPGVDIPQRLIERFPDEMTIVLQNRYWDLLVDERKFSVGLSFNQVPSKLVIPYSAITGFHDPAVNFELRFQATEDPDDGPEPHDEAENDGPTATPAADGSNVVSVDFKRKK; encoded by the coding sequence ATGACCGACGGCCTTCCCGATAGCCTTATCCCGTATGACGAGATCGTCCAGGAGGCGCTGCGTGCCGTGGTGGGCCGCGTGCTCGGCTCAGTCGCCGAATCGGGCGGGCTGCCCGGCGAGCATCATTTCTACATCACCTTCAAGACGCAGGCGCCCGGCGTCGACATCCCGCAGCGCTTGATCGAGCGCTTTCCGGACGAGATGACGATCGTGCTGCAGAACCGCTATTGGGACCTGCTGGTCGACGAGCGGAAGTTCTCGGTCGGGCTGAGTTTCAACCAGGTGCCGTCGAAGCTCGTGATCCCCTATTCGGCGATCACCGGCTTCCACGATCCGGCGGTCAATTTCGAGCTGCGCTTCCAGGCGACCGAGGATCCCGATGACGGTCCCGAACCGCATGACGAGGCCGAGAACGACGGCCCGACCGCCACGCCCGCGGCGGACGGTTCGAACGTCGTGAGCGTGGACTTCAAGCGGAAGAAGTAA
- the hisH gene encoding imidazole glycerol phosphate synthase subunit HisH — MTIALIDYGAGNLHSVENALRAAGATDLTVTADADVVAKADRIVLPGVGAFGACANALRGVPGMVEAMERRVRQEGAPFLGVCVGMQLMADVGEEMGQHRGLGWVRGRVRRLEPGTMEAKVPHMGWNDVVPLGAHPLVPAGEAYFLHSYAYEGEDVIATSDHAGPVTAAIARDTMLGVQFHPEKSQRYGLAMLAKFLEWRP, encoded by the coding sequence ATGACCATCGCGCTGATCGATTATGGCGCGGGCAATCTCCATTCGGTCGAGAATGCGCTACGGGCGGCGGGGGCGACCGATCTGACCGTCACCGCCGATGCCGATGTGGTGGCGAAGGCCGACCGTATCGTGCTGCCGGGCGTCGGCGCGTTCGGCGCCTGCGCCAATGCGTTGCGCGGCGTGCCGGGGATGGTGGAGGCGATGGAGCGCCGCGTCCGGCAGGAGGGCGCGCCCTTCCTCGGCGTCTGCGTCGGCATGCAGTTGATGGCCGATGTCGGCGAAGAGATGGGCCAGCATCGCGGGCTCGGCTGGGTACGTGGTCGCGTACGCCGGCTCGAACCCGGGACGATGGAGGCCAAGGTGCCGCATATGGGCTGGAACGACGTCGTCCCGCTCGGCGCGCATCCGCTGGTGCCCGCGGGCGAGGCCTATTTCCTGCACAGCTATGCCTATGAGGGCGAGGACGTGATCGCGACCAGCGACCATGCCGGCCCGGTCACCGCGGCGATCGCGCGCGACACGATGCTCGGCGTGCAGTTCCACCCCGAAAAGAGCCAGCGTTACGGGCTGGCGATGCTTGCCAAATTCCTGGAGTGGCGGCCATGA
- the hisA gene encoding 1-(5-phosphoribosyl)-5-[(5-phosphoribosylamino)methylideneamino]imidazole-4-carboxamide isomerase produces the protein MSLIVFPAIDLKGGQVVRLAEGDMDRATVYGDDPAAQAMLFAEAGAQHLHVVDLDGAFAGESVNGEAVRGIVERFPGHVQLGGGIRNRASVERWFDLGVSRVVIGTAALEDPEFVRGAARDFPGGVVVAVDARDGMVATKGWADVSTTSVVDLARRFEDAGVASLLFTDVGRDGLLKGCNVEATVDLARAVSIPVIASGGVKGIAEIHVLALHVRDGVEGVITGRALYDGRLDLAAALSVAQGAE, from the coding sequence ATGAGCCTCATCGTCTTTCCCGCCATCGACCTCAAGGGCGGTCAGGTCGTGCGCCTCGCCGAGGGCGATATGGATCGCGCCACCGTCTATGGCGACGATCCCGCCGCGCAGGCAATGCTGTTCGCCGAGGCCGGTGCGCAGCATCTCCACGTCGTCGACCTCGACGGCGCGTTCGCCGGTGAATCGGTCAACGGCGAGGCGGTGCGCGGCATCGTCGAGCGCTTTCCCGGCCACGTCCAGCTCGGTGGCGGCATCCGCAACCGCGCCAGCGTCGAGCGCTGGTTCGACCTCGGCGTCTCGCGCGTCGTGATCGGCACCGCGGCGCTGGAGGACCCCGAGTTCGTCCGCGGTGCCGCGCGCGACTTTCCCGGCGGCGTCGTCGTCGCGGTCGATGCGCGCGACGGCATGGTCGCGACCAAGGGCTGGGCGGACGTCTCGACCACCAGCGTCGTCGACCTCGCCCGCCGCTTCGAGGATGCGGGGGTGGCGTCGCTCCTGTTCACCGACGTCGGCCGCGACGGGCTGCTGAAGGGGTGCAACGTCGAGGCAACGGTCGATCTCGCCCGCGCGGTGTCGATCCCGGTGATCGCCAGCGGCGGCGTCAAGGGCATCGCCGAGATCCACGTCCTCGCGCTTCACGTCCGCGACGGCGTCGAGGGCGTCATCACCGGCCGCGCGCTGTATGACGGGCGGCTCGACCTCGCCGCCGCGCTGAGCGTCGCGCAGGGAGCGGAATGA
- a CDS encoding STAS/SEC14 domain-containing protein — MYAITFRHDLNLLDIRWTGLFDEAGVNAYADELLRRFREAGFRIGYRLRMDMSGCSVQPVEAAAAINRRLGNFPRASRIAIVTGSAITRLQVKRFMTQPYLRIFAAAGEALDWLVAGDGEVAAA; from the coding sequence ATGTACGCGATCACCTTCCGCCACGATCTCAATCTGCTTGATATCCGCTGGACCGGCCTGTTCGATGAGGCCGGGGTCAACGCCTATGCGGACGAATTGCTGCGCCGCTTTCGCGAGGCAGGCTTCCGGATCGGCTATCGGCTGCGCATGGATATGAGCGGTTGCAGCGTCCAGCCGGTAGAGGCGGCGGCGGCGATCAACCGGCGGCTGGGCAATTTCCCGCGTGCCAGCCGCATCGCGATCGTCACCGGCAGCGCGATCACCCGCTTGCAGGTCAAGCGCTTCATGACCCAGCCCTATCTGCGCATCTTCGCCGCCGCCGGCGAGGCACTCGACTGGCTGGTGGCGGGCGACGGCGAGGTCGCCGCAGCATGA
- a CDS encoding histidine triad nucleotide-binding protein, which translates to MPIDATLPYDDQNVFAKILRGEIPSKRVYEDDHAVAFHDIAPVAPVHILVIPRGPYVSWDDFSARASDAEIAGFVRAIGHVAREHGLVAPGYRLLANIGGDAGQEVPHLHVHLFGGRPLGPMLAG; encoded by the coding sequence ATGCCGATCGACGCTACCCTGCCTTATGACGACCAGAACGTTTTCGCCAAGATCCTGCGCGGCGAGATCCCGTCGAAGCGGGTGTACGAGGACGATCATGCGGTGGCCTTCCACGACATCGCGCCGGTCGCGCCGGTCCACATCCTGGTGATCCCGCGCGGGCCGTATGTGTCGTGGGACGATTTCAGCGCGCGCGCGTCGGACGCGGAGATCGCCGGCTTCGTCCGCGCGATCGGCCATGTCGCACGCGAGCATGGCCTCGTCGCACCAGGCTATCGGTTGCTCGCCAATATCGGCGGCGACGCGGGACAGGAGGTGCCGCACCTCCACGTCCATCTGTTCGGCGGCAGGCCGTTGGGGCCGATGCTGGCGGGTTGA